In a genomic window of Lottiidibacillus patelloidae:
- the yunB gene encoding sporulation protein YunB, producing MRRFGKPQRGPIPFRYVFIFTCVVFILLTAQGIWLIEKGIKPTLIRVAESRINQIATAAINDAISKQVADGIDTAELTVVSTDNEGMITSIDWNTTAFQRVLSEATIRVQNNLKRVENGELDQLGVADDVDIETTGPRPKGIVYEIPLGQATNNSLLANLGPRIPVQFTPIGSVDTDLYAKLTEYGINNVYVEIFVHIEVKVKIVIPFATKETKVTTDIPVGMRIVSGRVPQFYNNGSNSGSPSLPGVIIDTEKEKEKDE from the coding sequence TTGAGACGCTTTGGTAAGCCTCAGCGGGGACCGATCCCGTTTCGTTATGTATTTATTTTTACGTGTGTCGTTTTTATTTTATTAACTGCACAAGGAATATGGCTAATAGAAAAAGGTATAAAGCCAACATTAATCAGAGTAGCAGAATCTCGGATTAATCAGATTGCAACAGCAGCGATTAATGATGCTATCAGTAAGCAGGTTGCTGATGGTATTGATACAGCAGAGTTAACGGTAGTATCAACTGACAATGAAGGAATGATCACGTCGATAGACTGGAACACGACTGCTTTTCAACGGGTTTTATCAGAAGCAACCATTCGTGTGCAAAATAACTTAAAACGAGTTGAGAATGGAGAGTTAGACCAATTAGGAGTTGCAGATGATGTTGATATAGAAACTACTGGACCACGTCCAAAAGGAATTGTTTACGAAATACCTCTTGGTCAAGCTACAAATAACTCATTACTAGCAAACTTAGGTCCAAGAATTCCTGTTCAGTTCACTCCAATTGGAAGTGTGGATACAGATTTATATGCAAAGCTTACTGAATATGGTATTAATAATGTTTATGTCGAAATATTCGTTCATATTGAAGTGAAAGTTAAAATAGTCATTCCGTTTGCAACGAAAGAAACAAAAGTAACGACAGATATACCAGTCGGTATGCGTATTGTTTCAGGGCGTGTACCACAATTTTATAACAACGGCTCTAATAGTGGTTCACCAAGTTTGCCTGGAGTTATTATTGACACAGAAAAAGAAAAAGAAAAAGATGAGTAA
- a CDS encoding YunC family protein: MIQLSPLVIEGQQFNAITVKLPKTNFMAVTNDKGYIMCGALDVGLLNEKLKDRGIIAGRAVGVRTIEQLLEAPLESVTYKAEELGITVGMKGKDALLKMV; the protein is encoded by the coding sequence ATGATTCAATTAAGTCCTCTTGTCATTGAGGGACAGCAGTTTAATGCAATCACTGTAAAATTACCAAAGACAAACTTCATGGCGGTAACAAATGATAAAGGTTACATTATGTGTGGTGCATTAGATGTTGGCTTATTAAATGAAAAGTTGAAAGATCGAGGAATTATTGCAGGGCGTGCTGTTGGCGTACGGACAATCGAGCAGTTACTTGAAGCGCCGCTAGAATCGGTAACTTATAAAGCTGAAGAACTAGGCATAACAGTTGGAATGAAAGGAAAAGACGCTCTTTTAAAAATGGTGTAA